DNA sequence from the Acidobacteriota bacterium genome:
TTGGCGGTGCCCACGATTTCGCTCGTGGACTGGTCGAGGATCCTGTGGTCGTACGCCTTCAGCCGGATTCTGATCTTCTGGTTCAACATCAACTCTCCAGTCTCGACGCGGCAGCGCGCCCTCTACTCGACGATGTCCGTGACCGTGCCCGCGCCGACCGTCCGGCCCCCCTCGCGGATCGCGAAGCGGAGCCCGCGGTCCATGGCGATGGGCGTGATCAGCGTGATCTCGAGCGTCGTGTTGTCGCCCGGCATGACCATCTCGACGCCGGCCGGCAGCGTGGCGCTTCCCGTGACGTCCGTCGTCCGGAAGTAGAACTGCGGACGATAGCCGTTGAAGAACGGGGTGTGGCGGCCGCCCTCCTCCTTCGTGAGGATGTAGACCTCGGCCTTGAACTTGGTGTGCGGCGTGATCGACCCCGGCTTGGCGCAGACCTGGCCGCGCTCGACGTCCTCGCGCTCCGTGCCGCGGATGAGCAGCCCGACGTTGTCGCCGGCGAGTCCCTCGTCGAGGAGCTTCTTGAACATCTCGACGCCGGTCACCGTCTTCTTCTGCGTGTCGCGAACGCCGATGATCTCGATCTCCTCGTCGACCTTCACCTTCCCCTGCTCGATGCGGCCCGTGACGACGGTGCCCCGGCCGGAGATGCTGAAGATGTCCTCGACGGGCATCAGGAACGGCTTGTCGAGAGCGCGCACGGGGATCGGGATGTACTCGTCGACCGCGTTCATGAGCTTCACGATGGCGCCGCAGTCGGCGCAGTCGTCCTTGCCGCAGCCGTGCTGGCCGGCCTTGAGCGCGGAGCCGCGGATGATGGGCGTCTCGTCGCCGGGGAACTTGTACTTGTTGAGGAGGTCGCGCACCTCGAGCTCGACGAGCTCGAGCAGCTCGGGATCGTCGACCATGTCGACCTTGTTCAGGAAGACGACGATCTTCGGCACGCCGACCTGGCGGGCGAGCAGGATGTGCTCGCGCGTCTGGGGCATCGGGCCGTCGTTCGCCGCGACCACGAGGATGGCGCCGTCCATCTGCGCCGCGCCGGTGATCATGTTCTTGATGTAGTCGGCGTGGCCCGGGCAGTCGACGTGCGCGTAGTGGCGCTTGTCGGTCACGTACTCCACGTGGGCGGTCGCGATGGTGATGCCGCGCTCGCGCTCTTCGGGAGCGTTGTCGATCGAGTCGAACGTGCGCACCGCGCTCTTCGGATTACGGGCGTGCAGGATCGTCGTGATCGTCGACGTCAGCGTGGTCTTGCCGTGGTCGATGTGGCCGATCGTGCCGATGTTGACGTGCGGCTTGCTCCGGTCGAACTTTTCCTTCGCCATCTATCTCCTCCTAGGGGGCTGGCGTGCCCTGAATGCCGGCCACGACCTCCTCGGCGATGTTGCGCGGCGCTTCTTCGTATCTGAGGAACTGCATCGTGTAGTTCGCGCGGCCCTGGGTCCGCGAGCGGACGTCGGTCGCGTACCCGAACATCTCCGAGAGGGGCACGGTCGCCGACAGGACCTGGAATCCCGCGCGCGGCTCGATGTGGTTGATGCGGCCCCGGCGGGAGTTCAGATCGCCGATGACGTCGCCCATGTACTCCTCCGGGAGCACCACCTCGACGGCCATGATCGGCTCGAGAAGGACGGGGTGGGCCGCCTTGCACGCGGCCTTGAAGCCCATGGAGGCCGCGATCTTGAACGCCATCTCGGACGAGTCGACATCGTGGTACGAACCGTCGATGAGCGAGACCTTGATGTCCTTCATCTCGAACCCCGCGAGGATGCCGCCGGTCATCGCCTCCTTGATGCCGGCCTCGATCGGCGAGAAGAACTCGCGCGGGATCGACCCACCGGTGATCTGGTTGTCGAACTCGAACCCCTTGCCCGGCTCGAGGGGCTCGACGTGGAGCTTCACGTGGCCGTACTGCCCCTTGCCGCCCGTCTGCCGGATGTACTTCCCCTCGGCGTTCGCCGGCTTGCGGATCGTCTCCTTGTACGCGACCTGCGGCTTGCCGACGTTCGCCCCGACGCCGAACTCGCGCACGAGTCGGTCGGTGATGATCTCGAGGTGCAGCTCGCCCATCCCGCGGATGATCGTCTGGCCCGTCTCGTGGTCGAGGTGGACGCGGAAGGTCGGATCTTCCTGGGTGAGCTTGTTGAGCGCCGCGCCGAGCTTCTCCTGATCGGACTTCGTCTTGGGCTCGATCGCGACCGCGATGACGGGCTCCGGGAACTTCATCGCCTCGAGGATGATCGGTGACTTCTCCTCGCAGACCGTGTCGCCCGTGCGGGCGGCCTTCAGCCCGACGACGCCGCAGATCTCGCCCGCGTAGACTTCCTTCACTTCCTCGCGCTTGTTCGCGTGCATCTCGAGGAGGCGCGCGACGCGCTCGCGGTTGTCGCGGGTGGCGTTGAGGACGTACGTGCCCGACTTCATCACGCCCGAGTAGATGCGGACGAAGGCGATCTGCCCGACGAACGGGTCGGTCATGATCTTGAACACGAGCCCCGCCATCGGCTCCTTCTCGCTCGGCTCGCGCCGGCCCTTCTCGGCCTGGCCGGGGACGTCCCCCTCGACCGCCTTCACGTCCATGGGCGACGGGAGGTAGTCCACGACCGCGTCGAGCAGGGGCTGGACGCCCTTGTTCTTGAACGCCGCGCCGCAGAGCACCGG
Encoded proteins:
- the fusA gene encoding elongation factor G, encoding MPRRTPLDRVRNIGIMAHIDAGKTTTTERVLYYTGKTYKIGEVHEGTATMDWMEQEQERGITITSAATTAFWANHQVNIIDTPGHVDFTAEVERSLRVLDGAVGVFCAVGGVEPQSETVWRQADRYEVPRIAFVNKMDRQGADFDRCITQMTTRLGARPVAIQIPIGAEERFKGMIDLVEEKAIVYKDDEHGEEFDVLPVPAEYLEEVKFRREKLTEVACEMDDKLFEKYLAGEPLSVAEIKGALRKATITRHATPVLCGAAFKNKGVQPLLDAVVDYLPSPMDVKAVEGDVPGQAEKGRREPSEKEPMAGLVFKIMTDPFVGQIAFVRIYSGVMKSGTYVLNATRDNRERVARLLEMHANKREEVKEVYAGEICGVVGLKAARTGDTVCEEKSPIILEAMKFPEPVIAVAIEPKTKSDQEKLGAALNKLTQEDPTFRVHLDHETGQTIIRGMGELHLEIITDRLVREFGVGANVGKPQVAYKETIRKPANAEGKYIRQTGGKGQYGHVKLHVEPLEPGKGFEFDNQITGGSIPREFFSPIEAGIKEAMTGGILAGFEMKDIKVSLIDGSYHDVDSSEMAFKIAASMGFKAACKAAHPVLLEPIMAVEVVLPEEYMGDVIGDLNSRRGRINHIEPRAGFQVLSATVPLSEMFGYATDVRSRTQGRANYTMQFLRYEEAPRNIAEEVVAGIQGTPAP
- the tuf gene encoding elongation factor Tu, with the translated sequence MAKEKFDRSKPHVNIGTIGHIDHGKTTLTSTITTILHARNPKSAVRTFDSIDNAPEERERGITIATAHVEYVTDKRHYAHVDCPGHADYIKNMITGAAQMDGAILVVAANDGPMPQTREHILLARQVGVPKIVVFLNKVDMVDDPELLELVELEVRDLLNKYKFPGDETPIIRGSALKAGQHGCGKDDCADCGAIVKLMNAVDEYIPIPVRALDKPFLMPVEDIFSISGRGTVVTGRIEQGKVKVDEEIEIIGVRDTQKKTVTGVEMFKKLLDEGLAGDNVGLLIRGTEREDVERGQVCAKPGSITPHTKFKAEVYILTKEEGGRHTPFFNGYRPQFYFRTTDVTGSATLPAGVEMVMPGDNTTLEITLITPIAMDRGLRFAIREGGRTVGAGTVTDIVE